CGCGGCGCATCTCGTCGCTCATCGCGGCACCACGAAGTGGGAGGGAGAGTGAACGACCGCGATCTCCTTGCCCTCGCCGAGCCACATGTGGACGCCGCAGGGGAGGCACGGATCGAAGCTCCGCACCGTGCGCAGGATGTCGATCCCCTTGAAGTCGTCCTGGCCGTTCTCCTCGAAGATGGGGCAGCCCTGGACCGCGTCTTCGTAGGGGCCGGGCGTGCCGTAGGTGTCGCGCGGAGAGGCGTTCCACGGCGTCGGCGGGTAGGGGTGGTAGTTCGCGATCTTGCCGCCGCGGATCACCATGTGATGGGAGAGGACGCCGCGGACGGCCTCGGTGAAGCCGCAGCCGATCGCCTCCTTCGGGACCTTGAAGTCGTTCCAGGTTCGCGAGCTGCCTTTGCGCAGCTCCTCGAGCGCGCGCTCGGCGAAATAGAGGCCACACGCCGCGGCGTAGGCCTGGAAATACGAGCGCGCGCGGTTCCGCTCGATCGTGTTGGACCACGTGGGGACCTTCCACTCGAGCGTGACCGCCGGCTTCAGCGCCGTGCGCGGGAGCTCGATGCGGACGCTGTGGCCGGTGGCCTTGAGGTAGGGGAAGTCGACGAGCCCGGCGAGGGCGGTGGCCCAGAGGCGCGCGAGCGGTCCGCCGCCGGTGTCGAGCGCGAGGTGGTCCTTCCCGTCGAACCAGCGCGGGGACATGACCCAGGTGTAGTGCTTGTCGAAGTCGCGCTTCTGCGGCACCGGCAAGGTGTGCTGGTTCCAGGGGTGGCGCGGATCGACCTTGTTCCCGAGCGGGTCGTGGCTGACGAAGATCTCCTGCTCGTTCCAGTCCTTGTAGAAGGAGCTCCCGAGCAGGATGCGGAGGCCGAGGTTGATGTCGACGAGGTCGGTCGTGACGAGCTTGCCGTCGACGACGATGCCGGGGGTGACGAACATCCTTCGTCCCCACTTCGTCATATTTTCGTATTTGAAATCGCAGTGATCGGGGTCCTGGAATGCGCCCCAGCACCCCAGCAGAATGCGGCGATTGCCGACTTTCTCGTAACCGGGAATGGCCTCGTAGAAGAAGTCGAAGAGGTCGTCGTGGAGCGGGACCACCCGCTTCAGGAACTCGATGTAGCGCATCAGTCGAACGATGTAGTCGTTGAAGAGCTGCACCGTCGCCGGGGTGCCGATGCCGCCGGGATAGAGCGTCGACGGGTGGACGTGGCGCCCCTCCATCAGGCAGAACATCTCGCGCGTCATGCGGCTCATCTGGAGCGCCTCGCGGTAGAACTCGCCCTCGATCGGGTTCACCGCCTTCATGATGTCGCCGACCGTCGCGTAGCCGT
The Labilithrix sp. genome window above contains:
- a CDS encoding nickel-dependent hydrogenase large subunit, with the translated sequence MANTTTNGGTKSGLVEMHWDPITRIVGSLGIYTKIDFANKVVAECHSTSSIFRGYSIFMKGKDPRDAHFITSRICGICGDNHATCSCYAQNMAYGVTPPHLAEWMINLGEAAEFMFDHNIFQENLVCVDYCEKMVRETNPGVWERAQQTPARNAEAHGYATVGDIMKAVNPIEGEFYREALQMSRMTREMFCLMEGRHVHPSTLYPGGIGTPATVQLFNDYIVRLMRYIEFLKRVVPLHDDLFDFFYEAIPGYEKVGNRRILLGCWGAFQDPDHCDFKYENMTKWGRRMFVTPGIVVDGKLVTTDLVDINLGLRILLGSSFYKDWNEQEIFVSHDPLGNKVDPRHPWNQHTLPVPQKRDFDKHYTWVMSPRWFDGKDHLALDTGGGPLARLWATALAGLVDFPYLKATGHSVRIELPRTALKPAVTLEWKVPTWSNTIERNRARSYFQAYAAACGLYFAERALEELRKGSSRTWNDFKVPKEAIGCGFTEAVRGVLSHHMVIRGGKIANYHPYPPTPWNASPRDTYGTPGPYEDAVQGCPIFEENGQDDFKGIDILRTVRSFDPCLPCGVHMWLGEGKEIAVVHSPSHFVVPR